The DNA window GCGAGGTCGTTTCCCAAACCACCAAACGACTTGCAGCCCCCCGCCCGGATGACTATGATTCAGCCCACACACGGGATGTAGCGCAGCCTGGTAGCGCGCTTGACTGGGGGTCAAGAAGTCGCAGGTTCAAATCCTGTCATCCCGACATAACGCAACCTGTTTCATGGAAACAGGTTGCGTTTTTCTTTGGCCTCTGCGGGATGGCTGGATTTGCCCTCGGAGATACCTTTGGTGATACCTTTTTGTCGTTCTGTGGGACAAGATCAGTTGCACCCGTCGCAGCCGGAGCGACAGTTCGCCATAGCCTTCCCTGCTTCCAGAACCGTCCCGTCAGTACGCTGCTGCCGAAGACTAGCCCGGGCTCCAAAGGAGCTGGCTTCAATGGGGCCGGTCATGGTTAGACCGGATGACGGTGGATACCATCCGGGCCGGACTGGCCACGGAGGCGCTTCAATGGGGCCGGTCATGGTTAGACCGGATGACTACAGCCCGCCCGTGTACCAGGCGCCGGTCTACTCGCTTCAATGGGGCCGGTCATGGTTAGACCGGATGACCAGGACCCGGTCGACGTACTCGTACCGCTGCCAGTCGCTTCAATGGGGCCGGTCATGGTTAGACCGGATGACGTGGCTCTCAAGTCGTGCCTCAAGTGATAGAGTTACACGCTTCAATGGGGCCGGTCATGGTTAGACCGGATGACGGCGCGGGGGTGGAGTCGTGAGCGCGGGAATGATCGCTTCAATGGGGCCGGTCATGGTTAGACCGGATGACGCGGGGACCGGATTCGAACCGGCGACCTTCAGGGAATGCTTCAATGGGGCCGGTCATGGTTAGACCGGATGACTCGCTCGAAACGTCTCTTTCCTCGGTTCGACTATTCGCTTCAATGGGGCCGGTCATGGTTAGACCGGATGACAAGCCCTTGAGGAAGAAATCGCCATCTTCGTGGACAAGGCTTCAATGGGGCCGGTCATGGTTAGACCGGATGACCGATCGAACGAGCAGTCGACGCGGTGATTCAGTCCATGCTTCAATGGGGCCGGTCATGGTTAGACCGGATGACCCGGTCTCTGACCTGCCGGGTAAGTTGTTCGACTGGCAGCTTCAATGGGGCCGGTCATGGTTAGACCGGATGACGAGAATTTCACGCCATTTCGGCCACACGTTCAGAAGCTTCAATGGGGCCGGTCATGGTTAGACCGGATGACTAGTCCTGATAATGCTGTGTGCGAGGTAGAGTGCGAGCTTCAATGGGGCCGGTCATGGTTAGACCGGATGACCAGATGACCCGCGTGGAAGAGCAGCCGGCGAGCTGCTTCAATGGGGCCGGTCATGGTTAGACCGGATGACGCATCGGCGATTGATGGTCGCGTCGACAATGTGGTCGGGCTTCAATGGGGCCGGTCATGGTTAGACCGGATGACCGCAGGCGGTGAGCTTCAGCCATCTGCACAGTGAGTGCTTCAATGGGGCCGGTCATGGTTAGACCGGATGATTCACGGCTCACGGCTCACGGCTCACGGCTCACTCGGCTTCAATGGGGCCGGTCATGGTTAGACCGGATGACGTGCCCATCGGCGACATCGTGGTCTACACCGACGCGGCTTCAATGGGGCCGGTCATGGTTAGACCGGATGACGCGTCTGGCGTTTTGCATCGTCAATTGACCGTTTGCTTCAATGGGGCCGGTCATGGTTAGACCGGATGACAACCCGGCGTTGGTCAGCTATCTTCCATAATTTCGTGCTTCAATGGGGCCGGTCATGGTTAGACCGGATGACCACGACGGGCACGTTTCGGGTGGTCGACACGTACCCCGCTTCAATGGGGCCGGTCATGGTTAGACCGGATGACGATCTCCCGCAACCAACTGACGCCGATGATCTGCTCGCTTCAATGGGGCCGGTCATGGTTAGACCGGATGACGGGGATCAATCGCTACAACGGGCGACGGATTCCACGCTTCAATGGGGCCGGTCATGGTTAGACCGGATGACCGACTGGTCACGAGCATCCATTGCTGGAGCGTGCTGCTTCAATGGGGCCGGTCATGGTTAGACCGGATGACGGCGGGGGCTGGCGGAGTGCGCGATGTATTCCTACCCGCTTCAATGGGGCCGGTCATGGTTAGACCGGATGACCCGGTTCGAGCGGACATACGACGAGCGGAAGGGGTGGGCTTCAATGGGGCCGGTCATGGTTAGACCGGATGACACTTACTTGGATGGAGACCGGTTGGATATGTCGAATGGCTTCAATGGGGCCGGTCATGGTTAGACCGGATGACAATAACTGAATCACAAGGGCGATCTTGCACACCAGTGGCTTCAATGGGGCCGGTCATGGTTAGACCGGATGACCAGCACCTCGGCGGCTATGACGACTCGCTGATTTTTGCTTCAATGGGGCCGGTCATGGTTAGACCGGATGACCTGGATCGCATCCGGGAAACTGAAGGCTATCGACCTGGCTTCAATGGGGCCGGTCATGGTTAGACCGGATGACGCTGCAGTCCGAGCACGGCCAGCTGTTGCTGAGCCTGGCTTCAATGGGGCCGGTCATGGTTAGACCGGATGACATTGTTGAGCATAAACCGGAGACGCAAAGCCGCACGCGCTTCAATGGGGCCGGTCATGGTTAGACCGGATGACATTATCTGACGTTTCGCAACCGTAGCCCGCTGCTACGCTTCAATGGGGCCGGTCATGGTTAGACCGGATGACATCAACTAAACAAGCATCAGGATAATGATGGTTATGCTTCAATGGGGCCGGTCATGGTTAGACCGGATGACGATAGGCAAGAAGTGTCCCCCATGGGGGAAAAGCCAGCTTCAATGGGGCCGGTCATGGTTAGACCGGATGACTTTGTGGTGATCTGGATTTTCATGCGATTGCCTCTTGCTTCAATGGGGCCGGTCATGGTTAGACCGGATGACGAGCAAATGCGAAAGCACCTTCGCGAGCCCCTTGATGCGCTTCAATGGGGCCGGTCATGGTTAGACCGGATGACAGGGAGACAAGGAGGCTGAAGCCCGGCTCGCGATCGGCTTCAATGGGGCCGGTCATGGTTAGACCGGATGACGATTTTCAGGACGGACTCACGAAGCGACATCCCCTTGCTTCAATGGGGCCGGTCATGGTTAGACCGGATGACTGGGAGCCGCGAAGCTCCGACAAACAGGTATTCCGGGCTTCAATGGGGCCGGTCATGGTTAGACCGGATGACATTGTTCGAGCAGTTGGTGCCGGCGAAGGGGGTGGCGCTTCAATGGGGCCGGTCATGGTTAGACCGGATGACATGCCGACGATTCGTAGGCCACGGCGTAGCAGATCACGCTTCAATGGGGCCGGTCATGGTTAGACCGGATGACAAGAAGCGGATTGAACGGTCTCGTGAGTGGCTGTGGGCTTCAATGGGGCCGGTCATGGTTAGACCGGATGACCCCGGGCTTCGGAGGAGCGTGCATTTTCTTGCGAATGACGCCGGCTTCAATGGGGCCGGTCATGGTTAGACCGGATGACGAAGCGGACTTCAGCGATCGACGCGATGATATTGGAAGCTTCAATGGGGCCGGTCATGGTTAGACCGGATGACAAGCGTAATCCTCGCTCCGTGCTCACGCTCTCAACAGCTTCAATGGGGCCGGTCATGGTTAGACCGGATGACCACCCAGGCGCCGAGCGAGATAAGACAGGACATCATGCTTCAATGGGGCCGGTCATGGTTAGACCGGATGACGATTGCCGACCAGTCCATACAGGCAATGATCATTGAGCTTCAATGGGGCCGGTCATGGTTAGACCGGATGACACCTCGATCTTGTGGAAGTTGCCCGCTCCGATTTCGGGCTTCAATGGGGCCGGTCATGGTTAGACCGGATGACAGGGATTGATCGGCTGCCCAAACTCATTCACGGCCTGCTTCAATGGGGCCGGTCATGGTTAGACCGGATGACCTGTCTGGCCACCCAACCTACTGTAGCCCGTGAGGCCCAAGCATGCTTCAATGGGGCCGGTCATGGTTAGACCGGATGACTCGATGTCAACGGGAGGAAGTATGATCAGTGCCGTTGCTTCAATGGGGCCGGTCATGGTTAGACCGGATGACCAGAGAGTCGCCGGACCGCACCCGCAAATTGAGCTGGGGCTTCAATGGGGCCGGTCATGGTTAGACCGGATGACGCTCGGCTGGCAATACCTCTGGCCGCGCTACGGCACGCTTCAATGGGGCCGGTCATGGTTAGACCGGATGACGAGTAGCCGACCAGCCGGCTCCCCTCAATGACCCCATCGCTTCAATGGGGCCGGTCATGGTTAGACCGGATGACGAGGCGAAACGACACCTCAAGTATGACGCTGACGACCGGCTTCAATGGGGCCGGTCATGGTTAGACCGGATGACCGCCCGCGTCCTTTGTTCCTAAAAACAAAGGACTTACAAGGCGGTTTGCGAGGGGTCCGGAGATGAGTGCTCTCAGAGGGTTACTCATCGTATTGCCCTTTTCGTTACTGATTGCCAAAGAACACATTAGAGCTGCGAGGACTGACAGGGATTTTTGAGGCACCGCAGCTCTCGCCCGGCATTCTGAGCCGCATTTTACCACGGTTCGCGACTATCGTGAATGATCTTCTGTCAGATTCAGACAATCGTTGCGGCTCGGTCGGGGATCAAGCTTCGTGGCTCTCCCCAGAATTCAATGCATTCGTCGCCACGGCCTTCGGTCGGACCCAAGTCGACGATCATGACTCGGTCCTGATGAAGGTTCATCACTGGCCAAAGCTGGTCCTTCAGGCTCTGAAGTTCCATGTCGGACAGTTCGCATCGAAAGACGGAGTACTGCACCGCGTCTCCATGTCCGCACATCGCTTTATAGATTTTGCGATAACGTTTTGGGCAGACAATATCATAGGCAATCAGGTAGACGCTGCGCATGGGGAACCTCGCAGAAAGTCGAATTTCTATCGTGTGACGAAGCCGGGATATTCCTCGATCTCTCCCAGCAAATAGCGGGCGAGCAGCCGGGCCTGGACTTCCAGAACTCGGCGATAGCTCACTTTGTAGCCGAAGATGGGATGCGTGATCTCGGTGTCCATCCTGCGTTCAAACGCAGCGATCACACTTTTGCGACCGGCGTCCGTCAGGGCAACCGCACCTGCTCGTGCGATGAACGAATCCTGATTAATCTCTCCGTTGTTGAAGGCCATCAAGGTCACCGAGTCGGCGATCAGCGGACGGAACTCTTCGGCCAAGTCGAGAGCGAGCGAAGGCCGGCCATAGCGGGGGCGGTGTAGAAAGCCCAGCATCGGGTCGAAGCCGACGGAATTCAACGTGACTGTCAGTTCCTTGGTGAGCAGGCTGTAAACGAAGGAGAGCACCGCGTTCACGGGATCTCGCGGCGGGCGACGATTGCGACCGTCGACATCGTAGTGTTCGATACCTGAGATCATCGGAAAGAATTTCTCGAAATAGCATTTTGCGGCCATCCCTTCGAGCCCCAGGAGCGTCTCGGCTGAGTCGGCCCGCAGTGCTCGCTTTCGGTACTCCGCCAGATTGGCGATAACCGGATCATCCGTCGAGCCGAGTTGACGTCGCAGTAATGTCCGGCAGTTCTTGATCTTTCCTGCGATGAATTGCCTGGAGATGGTCAGAGCGGCTTCGGGGTCGTCGGCCGTGCGAAACTGGCGGATTCTCAGTTCCACGTTCTTGTGCGACAAACCCGTCGTGATGCCGTGAAACCACCCGCCATAACTCTTGTGAACGATCGGGATGGAGCGGCGGTTGAGTTCAGCGATCACCGCTCCCGAGAACATGACGTTGCCGTATGCGCAGACCTGCGAGACGTCGAGCAGACGCACGCTCGCCAGTTCCTCTCCCTTCAGCTTGATCGTCACACGGTCACCCGACTTGCCGACGAACGCTCCCTGATGCTGGATATAGAGCGGCAGGGCCTTAGATTTCGCCGGAAGAAGTTTGCGAATGCGGTTGCCATCGGGAACTGATTCTTCAGGGGCACGGAGGAGGTTCGTTTCATCGGGAAGACAAATGCCGACCAACGAGCAGCGCGGACATTTGGGGCTATCCTCCAGAGGAGGCGGAATCTGCTCCTCCGCCGCGGCCTGTTTGAACTGCACGATCAGTTCACGAGTGCGAGCGACCAGTGCGTCATCAAAGGGAATGACGACTCTCCGCTTGGAGGCAATGTAATAGAGAACGCCCTGTGACGACTCGAATCCGTTGGCGCGAAGCACCAGTCCCTGGGCACACAGTTGCACCCGCTCCGGCTCCCAGGACTGTTCCGGATTGTCGGGAACCTGCCCGCGTTTGTAGTCCACTGGAGTGGCAACGCCGCCATCGAGTTCCAGCAGATCGAGTTTGGCGACGATTCCGTCCGCGTCGGAAGACAGCGTGATCGACCTCGCGTGAATTGAATCGCCATTGGCAGAGTCACTTTGGACTTCGTCTCGGTCACCATTGTCGTTCGACTTCTTACGAGCAGGAATCGATTTCCGATCCGGCTTGTCGACATTGCGATGCCCGAAGGTGCCCTCCATGGTCTCGATATTCTCGGCCCATTCACCTTGAACCCATTCGAGATAACCGAGCCGCGGGCAGTAAGTGAACTCGTTGAGCATCCGAACCGGGATCAGCTGATTCGCATCCTCGGAGCCACTGGAAGTTGAAGATTGGCGAGCGGCGCCAGGGGTCGCCGCCGTGGAATGAGCCGTCGAGGACGACTGCGGATCGGACGGGGAGATCATCGGAAACCATAGGATTCAGTCCGGGGCTCAGCCTCACGACTGCCTCAGCTAGACCACGGCGAGTTGGCCTCACCCGCCCCGATAATCCGTGGTCGATTAGCCTCCCTGAGGATTGGAATACAGCCGGTTCGCTAGCACGGCTGCTTATTGAGGAGTATACCTATGAATCCGAGTGAACAGAAGAGGATTCTTCCTCCGAGTGAGAATTCACAGCGATTTCTGGAATGAAGAGACCGAGACCGAAGTGGGAGGCGTATCCCAGCGAGATTGGACCGGAAACGAGTTCGGAGAATCGAAGTGTGAGGCCGAATGCACTGGCATTGCCTCTGCGTCCTCCACCGGATCTCCGCTCTCGGCGAAACTTGAGGACGGGAGCACGGGAGTTGCCCAGTCGCGAACTTCTCGGTAACAGTCCGACCGCGGTCAGCTTTGAGGCGTGATTCTGCAGCCAGCTTCTGCGACTCAACTCTTTGCGAATAATTCGGAACAAATCTTTTTCGCAACGTATGACCTCGCCGGGATCATCAAGTCGATATTGGCGC is part of the Rubinisphaera margarita genome and encodes:
- the cas2 gene encoding CRISPR-associated endonuclease Cas2 → MRSVYLIAYDIVCPKRYRKIYKAMCGHGDAVQYSVFRCELSDMELQSLKDQLWPVMNLHQDRVMIVDLGPTEGRGDECIEFWGEPRSLIPDRAATIV
- the cas4g/cas1g gene encoding CRISPR-associated endonuclease Cas4g/Cas1g; this encodes MISPSDPQSSSTAHSTAATPGAARQSSTSSGSEDANQLIPVRMLNEFTYCPRLGYLEWVQGEWAENIETMEGTFGHRNVDKPDRKSIPARKKSNDNGDRDEVQSDSANGDSIHARSITLSSDADGIVAKLDLLELDGGVATPVDYKRGQVPDNPEQSWEPERVQLCAQGLVLRANGFESSQGVLYYIASKRRVVIPFDDALVARTRELIVQFKQAAAEEQIPPPLEDSPKCPRCSLVGICLPDETNLLRAPEESVPDGNRIRKLLPAKSKALPLYIQHQGAFVGKSGDRVTIKLKGEELASVRLLDVSQVCAYGNVMFSGAVIAELNRRSIPIVHKSYGGWFHGITTGLSHKNVELRIRQFRTADDPEAALTISRQFIAGKIKNCRTLLRRQLGSTDDPVIANLAEYRKRALRADSAETLLGLEGMAAKCYFEKFFPMISGIEHYDVDGRNRRPPRDPVNAVLSFVYSLLTKELTVTLNSVGFDPMLGFLHRPRYGRPSLALDLAEEFRPLIADSVTLMAFNNGEINQDSFIARAGAVALTDAGRKSVIAAFERRMDTEITHPIFGYKVSYRRVLEVQARLLARYLLGEIEEYPGFVTR